The genomic segment TGTTTCGGGCGGCACCACGGGCATGGGAGCCGCCCTGGCGCGGCACTACCTCGACCGCGGTGCCCGGGTCACGGTGATCGGGCGGAACCCGGTCCGCGGCCGGGAATTCCTCGACCACGCCGAGCGGATCGGCGCGGCCGGGAGGGCGGCGTTCATCCCGGCGGACCTGACCTCGGTCGCGGAGAACCGGCGGGTCGTCGCGGAAGTGGCGGCCCGGCACGAGTTCCTCGACGGGCTCATCCTCACCGCGATGCGCACGTTCCCCCGGCGGGTGGAGACCGCGGACGGCTTCGAAGGGCACTTCTCGCTCTACTACACCAGCCGGTACCTGCTCAGCCGCGGCCTGACCGGGCTGCTGGAACGAGGGGAGTCGCCGATGATCGTCAGCGTCGGCGGGGTCGGCACCCGGAAGGGGAAGATCCACTGGGACGACCTGGCGCTGCGGGAGAACTACGGCCTGCTGCGCGCCATGCTGCAGGCGGGGGGCGCCTCGGAGTTGCAGGCGGTGGCCTACGTGGCCGACCACCCCGAGGGGCGCACGAAGTACCTGCTGTTCCACCCTGGCTACACCGACAGCGGGTACGTGGACCTGCCGCAGCCGAAGCGGGCGCTGATGAAGGCGATGGCGAAGCTGTTCGCGCAACCGGTGGCCGAGGCGATCGCGCCGATCACCGAGCTGATCGGCGCACCGCCGCCCGGGCGCCTGCTCGCCTACGACCGGCGCGAGGCGCTCGGCACCGATCTGCCGACGCCGGCCGCCGGCCGCGCCCGGCGCCTCGGCGAGGCCACCGCGGCGCTCCGCTAGCGCCCGGGACGCGCGGACGCGCGACGGGCGGACCTCGGCAACGGGGGACCGGCGGCGGGCTACTGTGTCCGGGTGTCCACCGCCCGCGCCGAGCGCCTGGTGAATCTGGTGCTCGCCCTGCTCGCCACCCGGCAGTACCTGACCGCCGACCGGATCCGCGGCATCGTGCCCGGTTACGCCGATGCCGCGACCGAAGACGCCTTCTTCCGGATGTTCGAGCGGGACAAGACCGAGCTCCGGGAACTGGGCATCCCGCTGGAAACCGGGCGCAACTCCGGGTTCGACCCGATCGAGGGCTACCGGATCGCCCGCCGCGACTACGAACTCGGCGAGATCGACCTGGCCCCGGACGAGGCCGCCGCGGTGGCGCTCGCGGTGCGCCTGTGGGATTCGCCGGAGCTGACCGGGCAGGCGCAGGCCGCGCTGGTGAAACTGCGGGCCGCCGGGGTCGAGGTGGACCAGAACGCGCAGCAGGTGGTCGAGCCGCGGGTGCGCACCGAACCGGCCTTCTCCCCGCTGCTGGCCGCGGTCCAGGCCGGGCAGCCGGTGCGG from the Amycolatopsis magusensis genome contains:
- a CDS encoding SDR family NAD(P)-dependent oxidoreductase; amino-acid sequence: MRELVVSGGTTGMGAALARHYLDRGARVTVIGRNPVRGREFLDHAERIGAAGRAAFIPADLTSVAENRRVVAEVAARHEFLDGLILTAMRTFPRRVETADGFEGHFSLYYTSRYLLSRGLTGLLERGESPMIVSVGGVGTRKGKIHWDDLALRENYGLLRAMLQAGGASELQAVAYVADHPEGRTKYLLFHPGYTDSGYVDLPQPKRALMKAMAKLFAQPVAEAIAPITELIGAPPPGRLLAYDRREALGTDLPTPAAGRARRLGEATAALR